In the genome of Paramisgurnus dabryanus chromosome 18, PD_genome_1.1, whole genome shotgun sequence, one region contains:
- the crkl gene encoding crk-like protein — MSSARFDSSDRASWYFGQVSRQEAQNRLQGQRHGMFLVRDSSTCPGDFVLSVSENSKVSHYIINSLPSKRFKIGDQEFDNLPALLEFYKIHYLDTTTLIEPASRYSSTSLNSGPIQSAGGLGDENLEYVRTLYDFTGSDAEDLPFKKGEILIILDKPEEQWWSAKNKEGRAGMIPVPYVEKLVRGSPHPGHSVHGSRNSNSYGIPEPAHAYAQPQTPSPLPPVTPGAVINPLPSMQNGPVMAKAIQKRVPCAYDKTALALEVGDIVKVTRMNISGQWEGEVNGRRGLFPFTHVKILDPQNPDESE; from the exons ATGTCGTCTGCACGGTTCGACTCCTCGGACCGAGCCAGCTGGTATTTCGGCCAGGTTTCGAGACAGGAGGCGCAGAATAGATTACAGGGACAGAGACATGGGATGTTTTTGGTTCGAGATTCGTCAACCTGTCCTGGTGATTTTGTTCTGTCGGTGTCCGAAAACTCAAAAGTGTCTCACTATATCATTAACTCTTTGCCAAGCAAGAGATTTAAGATAGGCGATCAAGAGTTTGATAATCTACCTGCCCTTTTGgagttttataaaatacattatctGGATACGACCACCTTGATAGAGCCTGCATCAAG GTACTCCAGTACTTCTCTGAACAGTGGTCCTATTCAATCGGCCGGGGGACTCGGAGATGAGAACCTGGAGTATGTGCGGACTCTTTATGACTTCACTGGTAGCGATGCAGAAGACCTTCCCTTCAAGAAGGGTGAAATCCTGATTATTCTGGACAAACCCGAAGAGCAATGGTGGAGTGCCAAGAACAAAGAAGGCAGAGCCGGGATGATTCCTGTTCCCTATGTAGAAAAGCTGGTAAGGGGTTCGCCTCACCCTGGTCATTCGGTCCATGGTTCACGCAATTCGAATAGCTATGGTATCCCTGAGCCAGCACACGCCTATGCCCAGCCTCAGACTCCATCGCCTCTTCCGCCCGTCACACCCGGCGCTGTCATCAACCCGCTGCCTTCCATGCAGAATGGACCAGTAATGGCAAAGGCTATCCAGAAAAGGGTACCCTGTGCATATGACAAGACTGCTCTGGCACTAGAG GTGGGAGACATTGTGAAAGTGACTAGGATGAACATCAGCGGTCAGTGGGAAGGTGAAGTAAACGGACGGAGAGGTTTATTTCCCTTCACCCATGTGAAAATATTGGACCCCCAAAATCCAGATGAGAGTGAATGA